The following proteins are encoded in a genomic region of Rhodothermaceae bacterium:
- a CDS encoding fibronectin type III domain-containing protein, whose amino-acid sequence MLRILQIITFKRLLIRASLNLSKGFLVLSESLPPPPFFKKKTLIAESNGGPPGKLTNVKVKVSGSRYTISWAPPSDDGGKPITNYKIESAYKTSSGREKWHPEIVSKDIRTYEVVGLAGVSIYFRVSAGNTDGFGLPSDEILAVSGQAVKPDQPINLVANAAGVGRINLSWKPPYFVGSQIIT is encoded by the coding sequence ATGCTTCGGATTCTACAGATAATTACCTTCAAAAGACTATTGATCAGAGCTTCCCTCAATCTATCGAAAGGATTCTTAGTCTTGTCGGAGTCTCTGCCCCCCCCCCCATTTTTCAAAAAAAAAACTCTGATCGCGGAGAGCAATGGGGGGCCGCCGGGCAAACTCACCAATGTGAAGGTCAAAGTTTCTGGAAGCCGATATACCATTTCTTGGGCCCCGCCATCAGATGATGGTGGTAAGCCGATCACGAACTACAAGATTGAATCTGCCTATAAAACTAGTAGTGGACGGGAAAAATGGCATCCTGAGATCGTGAGCAAAGATATCCGAACTTATGAAGTTGTCGGCCTAGCGGGAGTATCAATCTATTTCCGGGTGAGTGCCGGTAATACGGATGGATTCGGATTGCCGTCAGACGAAATCTTAGCAGTAAGTGGGCAAGCCGTTAAACCGGATCAACCCATTAATCTGGTCGCGAACGCAGCAGGTGTTGGGAGGATCAATCTTTCTTGGAAACCTCCATATTTTGTTGGTTCCCAAATCATCACAG
- a CDS encoding FAD:protein FMN transferase, giving the protein MILPGARITKPVALAMMVSLIMVANADSQTHIRLTSKRPLMGTEVGMVLYAVDSIAAVEAMELAFARITDLNNLLSDYLTESELSQLSNTHNQSVQVSDDLWQVLYTAQEISHASAGAFDVTVGPLTLLWRRAMRRAMLPDSTDLDEAMTAVSYESLQLDLVSQTVRLQKDNMRIDLGGVAKGYIADQALEVLVREGFPRAAVDVGGDISLGDVPPHSDGWSVKVFSEESETGDMILKNCGIAVSGDSYRYLDYQGVKYSHILDPNTGYGVTHERKVAVIAPNAMIADAWASAYSVMDWRVIPLSIQEWDGLSIRIVEPDGTGLRELETGKFIGREQF; this is encoded by the coding sequence ATGATTTTGCCTGGAGCACGGATCACTAAGCCAGTCGCGCTCGCTATGATGGTCAGTTTGATTATGGTAGCGAATGCGGACAGTCAGACTCATATACGCTTAACATCCAAAAGGCCTCTGATGGGCACAGAGGTTGGCATGGTTCTCTATGCTGTCGATTCAATAGCGGCCGTGGAAGCGATGGAGTTAGCCTTTGCCCGCATTACAGATCTCAATAATCTACTGAGTGATTATCTGACCGAAAGTGAGCTTAGTCAACTCTCGAATACTCATAATCAATCAGTGCAGGTCAGTGATGATCTGTGGCAGGTGCTTTATACCGCGCAAGAAATTTCTCATGCATCCGCAGGGGCGTTTGACGTAACTGTCGGACCCTTAACACTCTTGTGGCGCCGAGCTATGCGAAGAGCCATGCTTCCAGATTCGACCGATCTAGATGAAGCAATGACGGCTGTTAGCTACGAGTCTTTACAATTGGATTTGGTCAGCCAGACCGTGCGATTGCAGAAGGACAACATGCGGATTGACCTTGGGGGGGTTGCCAAGGGATACATAGCTGATCAGGCTCTGGAAGTTCTTGTTCGGGAAGGATTTCCAAGAGCTGCTGTAGATGTGGGAGGGGATATTTCCTTAGGGGACGTGCCCCCCCATTCAGATGGCTGGAGTGTTAAAGTATTTTCAGAAGAGTCAGAAACAGGTGATATGATCTTGAAAAACTGTGGGATCGCGGTTTCTGGAGATTCCTATCGGTACTTGGATTACCAGGGAGTGAAGTACTCTCATATTCTTGACCCTAATACCGGGTATGGGGTGACGCATGAGAGAAAAGTTGCTGTGATTGCTCCCAATGCAATGATTGCAGATGCATGGGCATCCGCATATAGTGTGATGGATTGGCGGGTGATTCCTCTCAGCATACAGGAATGGGATGGTTTGAGTATTCGAATCGTGGAGCCGGATGGGACCGGTCTCAGGGAGTTGGAGACGGGGAAGTTTATAGGCAGAGAACAATTCTGA